The following coding sequences are from one Buchnera aphidicola (Melaphis rhois) window:
- the gndA gene encoding NADP-dependent phosphogluconate dehydrogenase, with translation MTKKQIGIIGMATMGQNLALNIARNKYTVSVFNRSSEVTKQFVLNNVNENIFPFFSIKEFIRSLKVPRCILIMIKSGIAVDDIIELMKKYLNKGDIIIDGGNTFYQETIRRSHELSKHGLYLIGAGISGGAEGALYGPAIMPGGSRKAYDYIAPILKKISSKFEGQPCVSYIGKDGSGHYVKMVHNGIEYGDMQLIAESYFLMKNLLKLDNQELSDIFLEWNKGELNSYLISITTNILIKKDINNSYIVDYILDEADNKGTGTWATKSALDLNEPLTLITSSVFFRYLSSLKSERMLASKMLFGPKNNHMLSNKIDLIEKIRKSLYLGKIISYAQGFSQLSSASKKYDWNLQYSEIARIFQSGCIIRAKLLKYISQGYLKNKDIVNLLLISYFKNIVNSYQDALRDVVSIAIKSGIPVPALSSAITYFDCYRSAILPANLIQAQRDYFGSHTYKRIDNCNFFHTDWNENS, from the coding sequence ATGACAAAAAAACAAATTGGTATAATAGGAATGGCAACAATGGGTCAAAATTTAGCTTTAAATATAGCACGTAATAAATATACTGTATCTGTATTTAATAGATCATCTGAAGTTACTAAACAATTTGTTTTAAATAATGTTAATGAAAATATATTTCCATTTTTTTCAATTAAAGAGTTTATTCGATCTTTAAAAGTTCCACGATGTATTTTAATAATGATTAAGTCTGGTATAGCTGTTGACGACATTATTGAATTGATGAAGAAATATTTAAATAAAGGAGATATTATTATTGATGGAGGAAATACTTTTTACCAAGAGACCATTCGACGAAGTCATGAGTTATCTAAGCATGGGTTATATTTAATAGGGGCAGGTATTTCTGGAGGCGCTGAAGGTGCGTTATATGGACCTGCTATTATGCCTGGAGGATCTAGAAAAGCTTATGATTATATTGCTCCTATATTAAAAAAAATTTCTTCAAAATTTGAAGGACAACCGTGTGTTAGTTATATAGGTAAAGATGGATCAGGACATTATGTTAAAATGGTACATAACGGTATTGAATATGGTGATATGCAATTAATAGCTGAATCTTATTTTTTAATGAAAAACTTGTTAAAATTAGATAATCAAGAATTATCGGATATATTTTTAGAGTGGAATAAAGGAGAATTAAATAGTTATTTAATATCAATTACGACAAATATTTTAATTAAGAAAGATATTAATAATAGTTATATAGTGGATTATATTTTAGATGAAGCTGATAATAAAGGAACAGGAACATGGGCTACTAAGAGCGCTCTAGATCTTAACGAACCTTTAACTTTAATAACTTCATCGGTTTTTTTTCGTTATTTGTCATCTTTAAAATCAGAACGAATGTTAGCATCAAAAATGTTATTTGGACCTAAAAATAATCATATGCTGTCTAATAAGATCGATTTAATTGAAAAAATTCGTAAGTCTCTTTATTTAGGAAAAATTATATCTTATGCTCAAGGTTTTTCACAACTAAGTAGCGCTTCTAAGAAATATGATTGGAATTTACAATATTCAGAAATAGCTAGAATTTTTCAATCTGGATGCATTATTCGTGCAAAACTGTTAAAATATATTAGTCAAGGATATTTAAAAAATAAAGATATTGTTAATTTATTGTTGATTAGCTATTTTAAAAATATTGTTAATAGTTATCAAGATGCGCTTCGAGATGTTGTATCAATTGCTATTAAATCTGGGATTCCAGTTCCAGCTTTATCTTCTGCAATAACGTATTTTGATTGCTATAGATCTGCTATATTACCTGCAAATTTAATTCAAGCTCAAAGAGATTATTTCGGATCACATACGTATAAACGAATTGATAATTGTAATTTTTTTCATACTGATTGGAACGAAAATAGTTAA